One window of the Candidatus Saccharibacteria bacterium genome contains the following:
- a CDS encoding peptidoglycan bridge formation glycyltransferase FemA/FemB family protein, with the protein MGVYTIQRCSVEDYEAASQSYLGNQHGPVTFLQAPFYGRLQENSGKEVVYIRILKQAELLGFGLGVIYSAPGGLKFLYCPYGPISTEWPPELVADLEVFFRSLADKLGCTFVRIDSDEVKSTAVKKPIPSKIARTASLQPRAELVLDISPEEETIWMGFHKHARYNVRLAERAEANIAVLKPSEAPLETFYSLMKTTGERDSFGIFNKDYYESYLKTLSDDEGFVVLVSIDGKPAATGLFVLYDKQAHYVFAGSSNDFRKIAPAYSVIWAAVKEAKKRGCTLLNFGGVTDDVKGHDLGGVTGFKKRFGGYRIEHANPVDFVCKTAHYAMFKLYKLLR; encoded by the coding sequence ATGGGCGTTTATACTATCCAGCGATGTTCTGTAGAGGACTACGAGGCCGCCAGCCAGTCATATCTCGGTAATCAGCATGGACCGGTCACCTTCTTACAAGCACCGTTTTATGGCAGGTTGCAGGAGAATAGCGGCAAAGAAGTCGTTTATATTCGTATATTGAAGCAAGCGGAACTCCTTGGCTTTGGACTTGGGGTTATCTACAGCGCTCCGGGCGGGCTCAAGTTTCTATACTGTCCGTACGGGCCAATTTCTACAGAGTGGCCGCCTGAACTCGTGGCAGACCTTGAAGTTTTTTTCCGATCCCTCGCCGATAAGCTCGGCTGTACATTTGTCCGTATCGACAGCGACGAAGTGAAGTCTACCGCTGTAAAAAAACCAATCCCAAGTAAAATTGCCCGAACAGCCAGTCTGCAACCACGCGCTGAATTGGTGCTAGACATTTCTCCAGAGGAAGAAACTATTTGGATGGGGTTTCACAAGCACGCCCGTTACAATGTACGCCTTGCGGAACGGGCAGAAGCAAACATAGCCGTTCTGAAACCAAGCGAAGCACCGCTGGAAACGTTTTATTCCCTCATGAAAACCACTGGCGAGCGCGACAGTTTTGGCATATTCAACAAAGACTACTACGAATCCTACTTAAAAACCCTCAGCGATGATGAAGGATTTGTGGTGCTTGTCAGCATAGATGGTAAACCAGCCGCAACCGGACTTTTCGTACTCTACGACAAGCAAGCTCACTATGTTTTTGCCGGCTCTAGCAATGACTTTCGCAAGATTGCACCCGCCTACAGCGTCATATGGGCGGCTGTGAAGGAGGCCAAAAAACGCGGTTGCACGCTACTAAACTTTGGTGGTGTGACGGACGATGTAAAGGGCCATGACCTCGGCGGTGTGACCGGGTTCAAAAAACGCTTTGGCGGCTACCGCATCGAACATGCTAACCCTGTAGATTTCGTTTGTAAGACCGCACACTATGCGATGTTCAAACTTTATAAGCTGCTGCGTTAA
- a CDS encoding C39 family peptidase produces MSNTPSEQTVQVVTERAPRITAQTPAKNAEFVRQNSEVSVRLSAPNKGLRKLVLSGDIPVVSPKPSSRDDVLFRWKLTGPLEQGKSYHAEVRDTKQSSEKQVVAVFAFTTVAEPRVSANVTGYISPNQTITLDFDQDMAATENSVQFAMPGKGAWQTKRQYSFTTSLVVPGTTYSYKVAAGTTSMRGGVITAEKVFYAQTPGNVKVVSASPSGTRVPLTTSLSLSFDQAVDRSSAENAFYIQPHAAGSFSWSGSTMTYKVSGLSEQTTYTYGVSVGIKPVFGLTGGAYSRQFTTVPPVRKLAVPYYRQAYSLSCEAASLRMALAYYGISASDMDILTKIGYAPQPRDMATNTWQDPNVEFVGDVNGRLNVTGWGVYAGPVAKAAQSYGRSADVIYYPSASSVASAIHAGRPVVMWGVMGWTAVDDSWNTATSGVVHAAKNQHVRLVYGVEGTAENPIGFFLHDPLRGSVYLSAEALRASMNGGGRQILVVY; encoded by the coding sequence ATGAGCAACACTCCCAGCGAGCAGACTGTTCAGGTCGTCACGGAGCGCGCGCCTCGAATCACGGCTCAAACTCCGGCAAAAAATGCCGAGTTTGTGCGTCAAAATAGTGAAGTTTCTGTTCGTCTGAGCGCACCTAATAAAGGGCTGAGAAAACTTGTCTTAAGTGGTGATATACCCGTGGTGTCGCCGAAGCCATCTAGTCGAGATGACGTTCTCTTTCGGTGGAAACTGACGGGTCCGCTAGAGCAGGGTAAGTCATACCATGCAGAGGTGCGGGACACGAAGCAGAGCAGCGAAAAGCAAGTTGTTGCGGTTTTTGCTTTTACGACAGTGGCGGAGCCGCGTGTTTCAGCCAACGTCACTGGCTACATTAGCCCAAATCAGACAATTACACTCGACTTCGACCAAGATATGGCTGCTACTGAAAACAGTGTCCAGTTTGCCATGCCCGGAAAGGGCGCTTGGCAAACTAAGCGTCAGTACAGTTTCACCACAAGCTTAGTTGTGCCTGGTACAACATACTCATACAAAGTTGCTGCTGGCACAACCTCTATGCGCGGCGGTGTTATTACGGCAGAGAAAGTTTTTTACGCGCAAACGCCGGGAAACGTAAAGGTTGTGAGTGCATCACCATCGGGAACTCGTGTGCCACTCACTACCTCATTAAGCCTTAGTTTTGACCAGGCGGTCGACCGAAGCAGCGCTGAGAACGCGTTTTATATACAGCCACATGCTGCAGGAAGTTTTAGCTGGTCAGGGAGTACCATGACCTATAAAGTGTCTGGCTTGAGCGAGCAGACAACATATACTTACGGCGTTTCGGTGGGGATTAAACCCGTATTCGGATTGACCGGGGGTGCCTATAGCAGGCAGTTCACAACAGTGCCGCCCGTACGTAAACTTGCGGTTCCGTACTATCGTCAGGCGTATTCACTAAGCTGTGAGGCAGCTTCATTGCGTATGGCACTTGCGTACTACGGGATAAGTGCCAGCGACATGGATATTCTTACCAAAATTGGCTATGCACCGCAGCCAAGGGACATGGCTACCAATACGTGGCAGGACCCAAATGTTGAGTTTGTTGGTGACGTGAACGGCAGGCTAAATGTTACTGGCTGGGGAGTATATGCGGGACCTGTCGCGAAGGCAGCACAGTCATATGGTCGCAGTGCAGACGTTATATACTATCCTTCAGCTAGCAGTGTTGCTTCGGCTATCCATGCCGGCCGGCCAGTCGTTATGTGGGGTGTTATGGGCTGGACAGCAGTGGACGACAGCTGGAACACGGCAACAAGTGGTGTCGTCCATGCGGCCAAAAACCAGCACGTACGATTGGTATACGGGGTTGAAGGAACCGCAGAAAATCCAATAGGGTTTTTCCTGCACGACCCGCTTCGGGGGAGCGTTTATCTGAGTGCAGAGGCGCTACGGGCAAGCATGAATGGCGGTGGGCGCCAAATACTTGTTGTGTACTAG
- a CDS encoding IS1 family transposase, which yields MRAKRCPFFHCTNVKKNGIRRGLQRYVCEDCGASWQSKPRPDRRLKKLWHQYAFDGRTVRDLARSHKVGETRIRSCLAAYVPPAIVHKPRVVAVVMDVTYFDGWGMLVVIDPTANTALGENTVLYYAVLEGTERTRDYEVATDTLESLGYCIIMATIDGRRGVKTMLEDHAIPVQYCQFHQLMAMTRCLTRRPRLAQNVALRHIALTLTRTDITTFAAALADWYEQYGSWLKERDDITGRYAHERTRRAYFSLVRNLDNLFTYQHDYMQAYQRDTGKNPANTTNALEGRFGVWKDRLTAHRGTSKQRTITILRSFFSERTD from the coding sequence ATGAGAGCGAAACGCTGTCCGTTTTTTCATTGTACCAACGTAAAGAAGAATGGTATACGCCGTGGCTTACAACGCTATGTTTGTGAAGATTGCGGTGCATCATGGCAAAGTAAACCACGACCAGACAGACGTCTAAAAAAACTCTGGCATCAGTATGCATTTGATGGCCGAACAGTCCGTGATCTCGCCCGTTCGCATAAGGTCGGTGAGACACGTATACGATCATGTCTCGCTGCATATGTGCCACCAGCTATTGTCCACAAGCCTCGTGTGGTTGCCGTCGTCATGGATGTCACCTACTTTGATGGCTGGGGTATGTTAGTCGTTATTGACCCTACTGCGAATACAGCCCTGGGCGAGAACACTGTCCTCTACTATGCCGTTCTGGAGGGGACAGAGCGAACCAGGGATTATGAGGTCGCAACAGATACACTTGAGTCCTTAGGCTACTGCATCATCATGGCAACCATTGACGGGCGTAGAGGCGTGAAGACAATGCTAGAAGATCATGCCATACCTGTACAGTACTGTCAGTTTCATCAACTCATGGCTATGACCAGATGCCTCACTCGTCGACCCAGGCTTGCGCAGAACGTTGCACTGAGACACATAGCACTTACCCTCACGAGAACTGACATCACCACGTTTGCAGCTGCCTTGGCGGATTGGTACGAACAGTACGGCTCATGGCTCAAAGAGCGAGATGACATAACAGGAAGATACGCTCATGAACGTACCAGGCGAGCCTACTTCAGCCTCGTCCGCAACCTGGACAATTTGTTTACCTACCAGCACGACTACATGCAAGCGTACCAACGAGATACTGGCAAGAACCCAGCCAATACCACCAACGCATTAGAAGGTAGATTTGGTGTCTGGAAAGACAGGCTAACCGCACACAGAGGAACCTCAAAACAGCGTACAATTACAATCCTCCGTAGTTTCTTCTCTGAGAGAACAGATTAA
- a CDS encoding CHAP domain-containing protein — translation MQKKVSQSVSRHLSHPARVGLLVVSSLIFAMGAAMPAWRQYVWAEDYQAQINALTQQNEANRSALTDLELVAQGYSDAIQKLQQQIDGLQASINANMDLQAQLQKQIAEAQGEIDRQRAILAEDVKAMYVDGTPSSLEMLASSRDFSDYVDKQEYRSRVQNKLQDTLKKIAELQKQLQVQKAKVETLIKDMQIQQGQLNADRAKQWELLNLNEQQQAAYDAQIKANNSRVAQLRAEQAAANRRLTGGTVSGVVAGDSSRGGYPASSPSPWSGSWGTNYPLDNTIDNWGMYNRECVSYTSWKVYSTYGYMPYWGGVGNANQWPGNAARAGIPTGSTPRAGSVAVWNVGYYGHVMWVEAVNADGSIWISQFNYDFRGNYSEMLVSAGMASNLTYIYFDEM, via the coding sequence ATGCAAAAAAAAGTCTCTCAGTCTGTTTCACGTCATTTATCTCATCCTGCACGGGTTGGTTTACTGGTGGTGAGTAGCCTTATATTTGCGATGGGCGCTGCTATGCCGGCATGGCGTCAGTATGTGTGGGCAGAGGATTACCAGGCGCAAATCAATGCGCTTACGCAACAAAATGAAGCAAATCGTTCTGCATTGACCGACCTTGAGCTTGTAGCGCAGGGCTACTCAGATGCTATACAGAAACTTCAGCAGCAAATTGATGGCTTACAGGCATCAATAAACGCAAATATGGATTTGCAAGCCCAACTCCAAAAGCAAATTGCCGAAGCGCAGGGTGAAATAGATCGTCAGCGGGCTATTCTCGCCGAAGATGTAAAGGCAATGTATGTCGATGGCACACCGAGCTCACTGGAAATGCTTGCGAGTAGTCGTGATTTCAGTGACTATGTCGATAAGCAAGAATATCGGTCTCGTGTACAGAATAAGCTGCAAGATACGCTGAAAAAAATTGCCGAACTGCAAAAACAACTCCAGGTACAAAAGGCCAAGGTGGAAACGCTTATTAAAGATATGCAAATTCAGCAAGGACAGCTCAATGCCGACCGGGCTAAGCAGTGGGAGCTGCTCAATCTTAACGAGCAGCAACAAGCAGCCTATGATGCACAAATAAAAGCAAATAACAGCAGGGTGGCACAGCTTCGTGCGGAGCAAGCTGCAGCAAATCGTCGTTTAACTGGTGGCACAGTCAGCGGGGTTGTTGCGGGCGATTCTTCACGGGGTGGTTATCCTGCATCGTCTCCCAGCCCCTGGAGCGGTAGCTGGGGAACTAATTACCCACTCGATAACACGATAGATAACTGGGGCATGTATAACCGCGAATGCGTGAGCTACACGTCATGGAAAGTATATAGCACCTACGGGTATATGCCCTATTGGGGTGGCGTCGGCAATGCAAACCAGTGGCCAGGTAACGCTGCTCGTGCAGGGATCCCAACAGGCTCGACGCCTCGTGCCGGTTCGGTTGCTGTCTGGAACGTCGGATACTATGGTCACGTCATGTGGGTCGAAGCAGTGAATGCCGATGGCTCAATCTGGATTAGCCAATTCAACTACGATTTCCGAGGCAATTATAGCGAAATGCTGGTTAGCGCTGGCATGGCATCGAACTTGACGTATATCTATTTTGATGAGATGTAG
- a CDS encoding ABC transporter permease: MGRRTTTTGRIVRTGFLYFVRNAWLAIAAMATMIITLTIILFSIIVNATFANQVDQITSKIDISVYLKDAVTSAQAKNFVSKIEQLQNVEEVTYLDKAAALRAFIKQNAGNDKLLAAVNETDNPLPATIKIKPKDLNKMGEIRSFVTKPEWQKLQSDPISDSGERRATIDKITHATNILQRAGIIAVAVFALISVLIIFNTIQMAIFNRRDELQIMRLLGASTSYIRAPFVVETVIYGVLSAIISILIINALFITASSSLQATSFGLLDISYSQQYFQERYWQLLLMQLTLGILIGAASSVIATQRYLKFKTPKK; the protein is encoded by the coding sequence ATGGGCAGGCGTACGACGACAACAGGCAGAATAGTACGAACTGGCTTTCTGTATTTTGTGCGCAATGCCTGGCTCGCTATTGCTGCCATGGCGACGATGATTATTACTCTTACAATCATTTTGTTTTCCATAATAGTGAACGCCACATTTGCAAATCAGGTCGACCAGATTACCAGTAAGATTGATATTTCAGTGTACCTGAAAGACGCGGTTACATCAGCTCAGGCAAAAAACTTTGTTTCTAAAATTGAGCAACTACAAAATGTAGAGGAAGTGACGTATCTCGATAAGGCTGCGGCACTGAGGGCCTTTATAAAGCAAAATGCAGGTAATGACAAACTGCTCGCAGCAGTAAACGAAACAGACAACCCGCTACCGGCCACCATCAAAATCAAGCCGAAGGACCTGAACAAAATGGGTGAAATTCGCTCCTTTGTAACCAAACCGGAGTGGCAGAAACTTCAGTCAGACCCTATTTCTGACAGTGGTGAGCGACGTGCTACCATAGACAAAATTACCCACGCCACAAACATTCTGCAACGAGCCGGTATTATTGCCGTCGCGGTGTTTGCGCTTATATCCGTGCTCATCATTTTCAACACGATACAAATGGCAATTTTCAACCGTCGCGATGAGCTGCAGATTATGCGCCTGCTCGGTGCAAGCACCAGCTATATTCGCGCACCATTTGTTGTAGAGACGGTCATATACGGTGTGCTTTCGGCCATTATCTCCATACTTATCATCAACGCGCTCTTTATTACGGCCTCAAGTTCTTTGCAGGCGACAAGTTTTGGACTGCTCGACATCAGCTATAGCCAGCAGTACTTTCAGGAGCGTTACTGGCAGCTGTTGCTGATGCAGCTTACGCTTGGTATACTAATTGGTGCTGCCTCATCCGTGATTGCCACGCAGCGATATCTGAAATTCAAAACTCCGAAAAAATAA
- the ftsE gene encoding cell division ATP-binding protein FtsE, with the protein MLMILLDRVTKTYGKTLGSALDRVSLHVEPKEFVIVIGQSGAGKSTLLKLLTREERPSSGKMIVGGIDYDKLSDKDIPLLRRKIGVVFQDFKLLPNRTVFENVAFALEIVGVSTKEINNTVPRVLEIVNLKDKAKRMPVELSGGERQRVAIARAIVRQPKILIADEPTGNLDPKHAWDVITVLEKINRYGTTVLLTTHNQEIVNKLKRRVITIKNGRIVSDRANAQYNEKPPVTRSV; encoded by the coding sequence CTGCTAATGATTTTGCTGGATCGGGTAACGAAAACATACGGGAAAACTCTTGGCTCTGCGCTCGATAGAGTGAGTTTGCATGTGGAGCCGAAGGAATTCGTGATTGTTATTGGCCAGAGCGGTGCAGGGAAATCAACCTTGCTTAAACTGCTCACTCGCGAAGAGCGACCGTCTAGCGGCAAAATGATTGTTGGAGGCATAGACTATGACAAGCTGTCCGACAAAGACATACCACTGCTCCGGCGTAAAATAGGGGTTGTGTTTCAGGACTTCAAGCTGCTTCCGAACCGCACCGTGTTTGAGAACGTTGCTTTTGCACTGGAAATAGTGGGAGTCAGCACCAAAGAGATTAATAATACGGTACCGAGAGTGCTAGAAATTGTGAATCTGAAAGATAAGGCAAAGCGTATGCCGGTAGAACTGAGTGGCGGCGAACGCCAGCGTGTTGCTATAGCCCGTGCAATCGTGCGTCAGCCCAAAATTCTCATTGCCGATGAGCCAACGGGTAACCTCGACCCCAAACATGCCTGGGATGTCATTACCGTGCTCGAAAAAATCAACCGCTACGGCACCACTGTGCTTTTGACTACGCACAACCAGGAAATAGTAAACAAACTAAAAAGACGAGTTATTACTATAAAAAATGGACGTATTGTAAGTGACCGTGCAAACGCACAGTACAACGAGAAACCACCTGTCACGAGGAGCGTCTAG